In one window of Rathayibacter caricis DSM 15933 DNA:
- a CDS encoding SRPBCC family protein — MSRNTRVFHCPPESVFAALSSGWLFPSWVVGASRMRKVDEDFPHVGSQLHHSFGLWPLVIDDRTTVLEWDPPRRFIIQAAGWPMGEARVRIEVEPHKRGCRVRMHETAVKGPGTLIPKPLLHSFLWLRNIEALQRLAHMAEAGAGGRVLEPRALPSPRDREGVDTPKHLVSRTIGTLASVAVGSLVLRAAAAAIRRARS; from the coding sequence ATGTCCCGCAACACCCGCGTCTTCCACTGCCCGCCCGAGTCCGTCTTCGCCGCCCTCTCCTCCGGATGGCTGTTCCCTTCGTGGGTGGTCGGCGCCTCGCGGATGCGGAAGGTGGACGAGGACTTCCCGCACGTCGGATCGCAGCTGCACCACTCGTTCGGGCTCTGGCCGCTCGTCATCGACGACCGCACCACCGTCCTCGAGTGGGACCCGCCGCGCCGGTTCATCATCCAGGCGGCCGGCTGGCCGATGGGCGAGGCGCGGGTCCGGATCGAGGTGGAGCCGCACAAGCGCGGCTGCCGCGTGCGGATGCACGAGACGGCCGTGAAGGGCCCCGGCACGCTCATCCCGAAGCCGCTGCTGCACTCGTTCCTCTGGCTGCGCAACATCGAGGCGCTGCAGCGCCTCGCGCACATGGCCGAGGCGGGCGCGGGCGGACGGGTGCTCGAGCCCCGGGCCCTGCCCTCGCCCCGCGACCGCGAGGGCGTCGACACCCCGAAGCACCTGGTGTCGCGGACGATCGGCACCCTCGCCTCGGTGGCCGTCGGGTCGCTCGTGCTGCGCGCCGCGGCGGCCGCGATCCGGCGGGCTCGCAGCTGA